The Salvia miltiorrhiza cultivar Shanhuang (shh) chromosome 1, IMPLAD_Smil_shh, whole genome shotgun sequence genome has a window encoding:
- the LOC130991199 gene encoding glycylpeptide N-tetradecanoyltransferase 1-like, translating into MADNDALAENVPSNENNAPSENESETSIDALARKVQESLSLSKRHKFWETQPVGQFKDLGDTSLPEGPIEQPTPLSEVKQEPYNLPAPYEWVTCNLDSEEVCSEVYTLLTNNYVEDDENMFRFNYSKEFLRWALHPPGYFRSWHIGVRVKTSKKLVAFITGIPAKIRVRDAVVLLAEVNFLCVHKKLRSKRLAPVMIKEVTRRVHLENIWQAAYTAGVVLPTPITTCQYWHRSLNPKKLIDVGFSRLGARMTMSRTIKLYKLPEQTATPGFRKMEPHDVPAVTRLLRNYLKQFVVAPDFDENDVEHWLLPKEDVVDSYLVESPESHEITDFCSFYTLPSSILGSQNHSILKAAYSYYNVSTKTPLLQLMNDALIVAKKKDFDVFNALDVMQNETFLKELKFGPGDGKLHYYLYNYRLKHVLRSSELGLVLL; encoded by the coding sequence ATGGCTGACAACGATGCTCTAGCTGAAAACGTCCCCTCTAATGAGAATAATGCACCTTCGGAGAATGAAAGCGAGACGTCAATTGATGCATTAGCAAGAAAGGTTCAAGAGTCGCTCTCGCTTTCAAAGAGGCATAAGTTTTGGGAGACCCAACCCGTAGGCCAGTTCAAGGATCTTGGAGACACGAGTCTGCCTGAAGGCCCGATTGAGCAACCAACGCCACTGTCTGAAGTCAAGCAGGAGCCGTATAATCTCCCAGCTCCATATGAATGGGTTACATGCAATCTGGACTCAGAGGAGGTGTGTAGTGAGGTGTATACTTTATTGACCAATAACTATGTTGAGGACGATGAGAACATGTTCAGGTTCAACTACTCGAAAGAGTTTCTTCGATGGGCACTTCACCCTCCTGGTTATTTCCGGAGCTGGCACATTGGAGTAAGGGTCAAGACTTCGAAGAAACTGGTTGCCTTCATTACCGGGATCCCTGCAAAGATTCGTGTCCGTGATGCTGTAGTGCTGCTTGCAGAGGTCAATTTTCTGTGTGTTCACAAGAAGCTCCGATCAAAAAGACTTGCTCCCGTCATGATTAAGGAGGTTACTCGGAGGGTTCATTTGGAGAATATATGGCAGGCAGCTTATACAGCTGGCGTTGTTTTGCCTACACCGATTACAACTTGTCAGTACTGGCACAGGTCGTTGAATCCAAAGAAGCTTATTGATGTTGGGTTCTCTAGGCTCGGTGCAAGGATGACAATGAGCCGAACTATCAAATTGTACAAGCTACCAGAGCAGACCGCGACCCCTGGCTTCAGAAAGATGGAACCACATGATGTCCCTGCAGTTACTCGTTTGCTTAGGAATTACTTGAAGCAGTTTGTTGTGGCGCCAGATTTTGATGAGAATGATGTTGAGCACTGGCTGCTTCCCAAGGAAGATGTCGTGGATAGTTACCTGGTCGAAAGTCCTGAAAGCCACGAAATCACTGATTTCTGCAGTTTTTACACGCTCCCTTCTTCGATACTTGGCAGCCAGAACCACTCAATTCTGAAGGCCGCCTACTCTTATTACAACGTATCCACCAAGACTCCCTTGCTTCAATTGATGAATGATGCTCTCATTGTTGCCAAGAAGAAGGATTTCGACGTTTTCAACGCGTTGGATGTTATGCAAAACGAGACATTCTTGAAGGAGCTCAAGTTTGGCCCCGGAGACGGGAAGCTTCATTACTATCTCTACAACTACCGGCTAAAGCACGTTCTGAGATCATCGGAGCTTGGCCTCGTGCTCTTATAG
- the LOC130991212 gene encoding eukaryotic initiation factor 4A-8-like yields MAGLAPEGSQFDGRQFDAKMNELLQVDGGDEFFTSYDEVYDSFDSMALQENLLRGIYAYGFEKPSAIQQRGIVPFCKGLDVIQQAQSGTGKTATFCSGILQQLDYGVVQCQALVLAPTRELAQQIEKVMRALGDYLGVKVHACVGGTSVREDQRILSAGVHVVVGTPGRVFDMLRRQSLRAEYIKMFVLDEADEMLSRGFKDQIYDIFQLLPSKVQVGVFSATMPPEALEITRKFMNKPVRILVKRDELTLEGIKQFYVNVDKEEWKLETLCDLYETLAITQSVIFVNTRRKVDWLTDKMRGRDHTVSATHGDMDQNTRDIIMREFRSGSSRVLITTDLLARGIDVQQVSLVINYDLPTQPENYLHRIGRSGRFGRKGVAINFMTTEDEKMLNDIQKFYNVVIEELPANVADLL; encoded by the exons ATGGCAGGTTTGGCACCAGAAGGATCACAGTTTGATGGCCGTCAGTTTGATGCCAAGATGAATGAATT GCTCCAAGTTGATGGTGGTGATGAATTCTTTACTTCCTATGATGAGGTTTATGACAGCTTTGATTCTATGGCTCTTCAGGAGAATCTTCTAAGGGGAATTTATGCCTATG GTTTTGAGAAGCCTTCTGCCATCCAGCAAAGGGGCATTGTTCCCTTCTGCAAAGGGCTTGATGTTATCCAGCAGGCTCAGTCTGGAACTGGGAAAACTGCTACCTTCTGTTCTGGAATCCTGCAGCAGCTCGATTACGGTGTGGTTCAATGCCAGGCCTTGGTTTTGGCACCTACTAGAGAACTTGCACAACAGATCGAGAAGGTTATGCGTGCCCTTGGTGACTACCTTGGTGTCAAGGTTCATGCTTGTGTGGGTGGAACCAGTGTTCGTGAGGATCAGAGGATTCTTTCAGCCGGGGTTCATGTTGTTGTTGGAACCCCTGGTCGTGTGTTTGATATGCTGCGGAGGCAGTCTCTCCGTGCTGAATATATCAAGATGTTTGTTTTGGATGAGGCTGATGAGATGCTTTCCCGAGGTTTCAAGGATCAG ATTTACGATATTTTCCAGTTGCTGCCATCAAAGGTTCAAGTTGGGGTTTTCTCAGCTACAATGCCTCCCGAGGCCCTTGAAATCACCAGGAAGTTCATGAACAAGCCCGTGAGGATCTTGGTGAAGAGGGATGAGCTAACCCTCGAGGGTATTAAGCAATTCTACGTGAACGTGGATAAGGAGGAGTGGAAGCTGGAGACTCTTTGCGATCTCTACGAGACCCTGGCCATCACCCAGAGTGTCATCTTTGTCAACACCAGACGGAAGGTGGACTGGCTGACCGACAAGATGAGGGGCCGTGATCACACTGTCTCAGCCACCCATGGAGACATGGACCAGAACACCCGAGACATCATCATGCGTGAGTTCCGCTCAGGCTCCTCCCGTGTCCTGATCACCACGGACCTCCTGGCCCGTGGTATCGATGTGCAGCAAGTGTCCCTCGTCATAAACTACGACCTCCCCACCCAGCCCGAGAACTACCTGCATCGTATTGGTAGAAGTGGAAGGTTCGGGAGGAAGGGAGTTGCCATCAACTTCATGACAACAGAAGACGAGAAGATGCTCAACGACATCCAGAAGTTCTACAACGTCGTCATCGAGGAACTCCCGGCGAACGTGGCTGATCTTCTTTGA
- the LOC131009625 gene encoding uncharacterized protein LOC131009625 yields MEKYSRSNSSREGVVQPSSMNGLRSYSVSVTQAPRFDHLNNNLKKSKTTKINDTKNWNFGVDHPELQRKKRVACYKAYTVEGKMKGSVRKSFRWIKDTCNQFVHGIW; encoded by the coding sequence atGGAGAAATATTCAAGATCCAATTCCAGCAGAGAGGGTGTGGTGCAGCCAAGCAGCATGAATGGCCTGAGGAGTTACAGTGTCTCAGTAACTCAAGCTCCAAGGTTTGATCACCTCAACAATAATTTGAAGAAAAGCAAAACCACCAAAATTAATGATACAAAGAATTGGAATTTTGGTGTGGATCATCCTGAGCTGCAGAGGAAGAAGAGAGTTGCTTGCTACAAAGCTTACACAGTGGAGGGGAAGATGAAGGGCTCTGTGAGGAAGAGTTTTAGATGGATTAAAGATACTTGCAACCAATTTGTTCATGGAATTTGGTGA
- the LOC130991236 gene encoding uncharacterized protein LOC130991236, which translates to MEPRVGNKYRLGRKIGSGSFGEIYLGTNIQTNEEVAIKLENVKTKHPQLQYESKLYKLLQGGTGIPSVKWFGVEGDYNVLVIELLGHSLEDLFNFCSRKLSLKTVLMLADQMITRVEFIHSKSFLHRDIKPDNFLMGLGRRANQVYAIDFGLAKKYRDTSTHQHIPYRENKNLTGTARYASMNTHLGIEQSRRDDLESLGYVLMYFLRGSLPWQGLKAGTKKQKYDKISEKKVSTSIESLCRGYPTEFASYFHYCRSLKFDDKPDYAFLKRNFRDLFIREGFQFDHVFDWTILKYQQADFASPPSHALGTAAGTSSGMQLANIGRRPGRDEDVTRGLSANASHSRNFLNSGSFSRQKGATTNDFTMGKELSSSNIFRQVGTSRRPTVSSSRDLEISANGGNDHPSTRTADPSPRKQGNSSIAAQRSSPVVPSDRKRSSFTRNASNVKSFESTLKGIAGLKIGPDERSFERAQTHTQSEQDTAKHGTKARSNLVMLYQQFKRRGGSLTKDML; encoded by the exons ATGGAGCCCCGAGTTGGGAATAAGTATCGCCTCGGCAGGAAAATCGGGAGCGGCTCCTTTGGGGAGATCTATTTAG GAACTAATATACAGACGAATGAAGAAGTAGCTATTAAGCTT GAAAATGTGAAGACGAAGCATCCCCAATTACAATACGAGTCGAAATTGTACAAATTGCTTCAAGGAGGAA CTGGGATTCCGAGTGTTAAATGGTTTGGAGTTGAAGGAGACTATAATGTGCTTGTGATTGAATTGTTGGGGCATAGTCTTGAAGACTTGTTTAACTTCTGTAGTAGGAAACTGTCTTTGAAGACCGTTCTCATGCTTGCGGATCAGATG ATTACTCGGGTTGAGTTTATTCACTCTAAATCTTTCCTGCATCGAGATATAAAACCAGACAACTTTCTCATGGGATTGGGGAGACGTGCCAATCAG GTTTATGCCATAGATTTTGGACTTGCCAAAAAATATAGAGATACCTCGACTCATCAGCACATTCCTTATCG AGAAAATAAAAACTTGACCGGGACAGCCAGATATGCGAGTATGAACACACATCTTGGCATAG AACAAAGTCGCAGGGATGACCTAGAATCACTTGGATATGTTCTCATGTATTTCCTAAGAGGAAG CCTTCCCTGGCAGGGGCTGAAAGCCGGAACCAAGAAACAGAAGTATGATAAAATCAGTGAGAAAAAAGTTTCAACCTCGATTGAG TCTCTATGCCGTGGATATCCTACCGAGTTTGCTTCTTACTTCCATTATTGCCGTTCGCTTAAATTTGATGATAAACCAGATTATGCCTTTTTGAAGAGGAATTTCCGTGACCTTTTCATTCGTGAAG GTTTTCAATTCGATCATGTATTTGACTGGACAATTTTGAAATATCAGCAGGCTGATTTTGCCAGCCCTCCATCTCATGCTCTT GGAACTGCTGCTGGGACAAGTTCAGGGATGCAACTCGCCAACATTGGCAGACGACCAG GCCGTGATGAAGATGTCACTCGTGGTTTATCTGCTAATGCTAGTCATAGCAGAAACTTTCTGAATTCTGGGAGCTTTTCTAGACaaaaaggtgcaactacaaATGACTTCACCATGGGTAAAGAA CTATCGAGTTCTAACATTTTCCGGCAAGTTGGAACATCAAGGCGGCCTACTGTCTCCAGCAGTCGTGATCTGGAGATTTCTGCCAATGGTGGTAACGACCATCCTTCCACCCGCACAGCAGATCCTAGCCCGAGAAAACAGGGTAATAGCTCCATTGCAGCGCAGAGAAGCTCACCGGTAGTGCCATCAGACCGTAAGCGCTCATCTTTTACAAGAAACGCCTCGAACGTGAAGAGTTTTGAGTCCACGCTCAAGGGCATAGCAGGCCTGAAAATCGGCCCCGATGAGAGG AGTTTTGAAAGAGCTCAGACACATACACAGAGTGAGCAAGATACGGCAAAACACGGGACGAAAGCGCGGTCGAACCTCGTTATGTTGTATCAGCAGTTTAAGAGAAGAGGCGGTAGTCTTACTAAAGATATGCTTTGA
- the LOC130991227 gene encoding probable phospholipid-transporting ATPase 4 yields the protein MAGGRIRAKFRRSSLYTFATCHRPRTSEEEKTLPVEGPGYSRVVQCNQPHLHELKPLKYCTNYISTTKYNFITFLPKAIFEQFRRVANLYFLLAAALSLTPVTPFAPLSVIAPLVFVVGLSMAKEAMEDWRRFMQDMKVNLRKASIHKQDGTFGPKPWMKIRVGDVVKVEKDQFFPADLLFLSSSYEDGICYVETMNLDGETNLKVKRALEVTQNIEDDVSLKDFSGTIKCEDPNSSLYTFVGKIEYDCKVYPIDPSQILLRDSKLRNTAYVYGVAIFTGHDSKVMQNSTKSPSKRSTIEKQMDKIIYILFIVLVVISVLSSIGFILKTKYDLPNWWYLQVPDDEHLYDPEQPLQSGFYHLVTALMLYGYLIPISLYVSIEVVKVLQALFINKDIHMYDEESGTPAQARTSNLNEELGQVDTILSDKTGTLTCNQMDFLKCSIAGTPYGTRPSDVELAAAEQMVMDMDGQGQNGVPQSVEKNREFVKSEIQLETVVTAKDDILKPPIKGFSFEDSRLMNGNWFSEPTADDILLFFRILSVCHTAIPEQNEETGTFTYEAESPDEGAFLVAAREFGFELCKRTQSSVHVRERYPSNEEPVEREYKVLNLLDFTSKRKRMSVIVRDENDQILLLCKGADSIIFDRLANHGKQYLDVTTKHLNDYGEAGLRTLALAYKKLDEAEYAAWNNEFTRAKTSFGSDREANLERVSDMMERDLILVGATAVEDKLQKGVPQCIDKLALAGLKIWVLTGDKMETAINIGFACSLLRQGMKQICITINPDALESNKNLVKEGILKQITNGIQMIKQEKDPHAAFALIIDGKTLAYALEDDMKHKFLNLAVECASVICCRVSPKQKALVTRLVKEGTGKITLAIGDGANDVGMIQEADIGVGISGCEGMQAVMASDFAIAEFRFLERLLVVHGHWCYKRIAQMICYFFYKNIAFGLTIFYFEAFAGFSGQSVYDDWYMLLFNVVLTSLPVISLGVFEQDVDSEVCLQFPALYQQGPKNLFFDWLRIFGWMANGLYASLIIFFLNIIIFYDQAFRAGGQTADLTAVGTAMMTCVIWAVNIQIALAMSHFTWIQHVLIVASIATWYLFLLVYGELQHALHVNAFRILLEILAPAPIYWSTTLLVTIVCNLPYFAHIAFQRSLNPLDHHIIQEIKYYKKDIEDGRMWSRERSKARQKTKIGFSARVDAKIRQLKGRLHKKYSVVISGHSSPARQQT from the exons ATGGCCGGGGGAAGAATAAGGGCAAAGTTCCGCAGGAGCAGCCTGTACACGTTCGCGACTTGCCACAGGCCGCGCACCTCTGAGGAAGAGAAGACACTTCCTGTCGAAGGGCCTGGTTACTCTCGAGTTGTTCAGTGCAACCAACCTCACCTGCACGAGCTAAAACCCCTCAAGTACTGCACGAATTACATATCCACCACCAAGTACAATTTCATTACATTTCTTCCAAAGGCAATATTTGAACAATTCAGACGCGTTGCCAACTTGTACTTTCTCCTCGCTGCAGCCTTGTCACTGACTCCTGTCACACCTTTTGCTCCTTTGAGCGTGATTGCTCCGTTGGTCTTTGTTGTGGGGTTGAGTATGGCTAAGGAAGCTATGGAAGATTGGCGCCGGTTTATGCAGGATATGAAGGTTAACTTACGGAAGGCATCTATACACAAGCAAGACGGTACTTTTGGTCCTAAGCCGTGGATGAAGATTCGGGTAGGAGATGTTGTGAAAGTAGAAAAGGATCAGTTCTTCCCTGCTGATTTGCTATTTTTATCCTCTAGTTATGAAGATGGGATTTGTTATGTCGAGACTATGAATTTAGACGGGGAGACGAATTTGAAGGTGAAACGAGCCCTGGAGGTGACACAAAACATTGAGGATGATGTTTCTTTGAAGGATTTCAGTGGAACCATCAAATGTGAGGATCCCAACTCCAGTCTTTACACTTTTGTGGGGAAAATAGAATACGATTGTAAGGTATATCCCATTGATCCGAGTCAAATACTCCTTCGGGACTCGAAGCTCCGGAATACAGCCTATGTATATGGAGTAGCTATATTCACTGGTCATGATAGCAAAGTTATGCAGAACTCCACGAAATCTCCTTCTAAGAGGAGTACAATTGAGAAACAAATGGACAAGATAATTTATATCCTTTTCATTGTTTTGGTGGTCATATCGGTTCTGAGTTCCATTGGTTTTATTCTGAAGACAAAATATGATTTGCCGAACTGGTGGTATTTACAGGTTCCTGACGATGAACATCTTTATGATCCTGAGCAGCCGCTGCAGTCGGGGTTTTATCACCTTGTTACTGCTCTTATGTTGTACGGGTACTTGATACCAATATCCCTCTATGTGTCGATTGAGGTTGTAAAAGTCCTCCAAGCACTATTCATAAACAAGGATATTCATATGTATGATGAAGAGAGCGGAACTCCGGCTCAGGCTCGGACATCGAACTTGAATGAGGAATTAGGGCAGGTTGATACAATCCTATCGGATAAAACCGGTACCTTAACATGCAACCAAATGGATTTCCTTAAATGCTCGATTGCGGGCACTCCGTACGGCACTCGCCCTAGTGATGTAGAACTTGCTGCTGCTGAGCAGATGGTGATGGATATGGATGGCCAGGGCCAAAATGGAGTGCCCCAGTCGGTGGAGAAAAATCGTGAATTTGTGAAATCGGAAATCCAATTGGAGACTGTTGTTACTGCAAAAGATGACATTCTTAAGCCTCCGATAAAGGGGTTTAGCTTTGAGGATTCCCGTCTCATGAATGGGAATTGGTTCAGTGAACCGACTGCAGATGACATCTTGTTATTTTTCAGAATACTATCTGTTTGTCACACTGCGATTCCAGAGCAAAACGAAGAGACCGGAACCTTTACCTATGAAGCAGAATCACCCGATGAAGGTGCGTTTCTTGTTGCTGCCAGAGAATTTGGTTTTGAGTTATGTAAAAGAACACAGTCGAGTGTACATGTACGCGAGAGATATCCTTCCAATGAAGAGCCTGTTGAAAG GGAGTACAAAGTTCTAAATTTGTTGGACTTCACTAGCAAGAGGAAGCGAATGTCTGTAATCGTTAGGGATGAAAATGATCAGATTCTTCTCCTCTGCAAAGGAGCTGACAG CATCATCTTTGATCGCTTAGCAAACCACGGGAAACAATATTTGGATGTCACCACAAAGCATTTGAATGATTATGGGGAGGCCGGATTACGGACTCTTGCACTTGCTTACAAGAAACTCGATGAGGCGGAGTATGCTGCTTGGAATAACGAATTCACCAGAGCAAAAACCTCATTCGGTAGTGACAGGGAGGCGAATCTGGAGCGGGTGTCTGATATGATGGAAAGGGACTTGATACTTGTTGGTGCAACTGCTGTGGAGGACAAATTACAGAAAGGG GTGCCTCAGTGCATAGACAAGCTTGCACTAGCTGGTTTGAAGATTTGGGTTCTGACAGGTGATAAGATGGAAACTGCAATTAATATAGG ATTTGCGTGTAGTTTACTCCGGCAAGGCATGAAGCAAATTTGTATAACTATCAATCCTGATGCATTGGAGTCCAACAAG AATTTGGTAAAGGAGGGAATCTTAAAGCAAATTACCAATGGAATCCAAATGATCAAGCAAGAAAAGGATCCTCATGCTGCATTTGCATTGATCATCGATGGAAAGACTCTGGCATATGCACTGGAGGATGACATGAAGCATAAATTCTTGAATTTAGCTGTTGAATGTGCTTCAGTTATATGCTGCCGAGTCTCCCCTAAGCAGAAAGCTCTC GTAACCAGATTAGTGAAAGAAGGAACTGGAAAAATCACGTTAGCAATTGGTGATGGTGCAAACGATGTTGGCATGATTCAAGAAGCTGACATTGGAGTTGGCATCAGCGGATGTGAAGGAATGCAG GCTGTGATGGCTAGTGACTTTGCTATTGCCGAGTTTCGGTTTCTAGAGAGGCTTCTGGTAGTACATGGACATTGGTGTTACAAAAGGATTGCTCAAATg ATTTGTTACTTCTTCTACAAGAATATCGCGTTTGGTCTCACAATCTTCTATTTCGAGGCATTTGCTGGTTTCTCCGGACAGTCAGTGTACGACGACTGGTATATGCTGCTATTCAACGTCGTTCTCACTTCGTTGCCAGTCATTTCGCTTGGTGTGTTCGAACAGGATGTGGATTCCGAAGTATGCTTGCAG TTCCCAGCTTTGTATCAGCAGGGCCCAAAAAACCTATTCTTCGACTGGCTGAGGATATTCGGGTGGATGGCGAACGGCCTCTATGCTTCCCTCATCATATTCTTCctcaacatcatcatcttctaCGACCAAGCTTTCCGTGCCGGGGGCCAGACGGCTGACTTGACGGCCGTCGGGACTGCCATGATGACCTGCGTGATCTGGGCCGTGAACATCCAGATCGCGCTGGCGATGAGCCACTTTACGTGGATTCAGCATGTCCTCATCGTCGCCAGCATAGCCACATGGTACCTCTTCCTCCTGGTCTATGGCGAGCTGCAGCACGCCCTCCACGTGAACGCGTTCAGGATCCTTCTGGAGATCCTCGCCCCAGCCCCGATCTACTGGTCCACAACCCTCCTGGTCACGATCGTGTGCAACCTCCCGTACTTTGCCCACATCGCGTTCCAGAGGTCGTTGAACCCGTTGGACCACCACATCATCCAGGAGATCAAGTACTACAAGAAGGACATCGAGGATGGGCGCATGTGGAGCCGAGAGAGGTCCAAGGCCCGGCAGAAGACCAAGATCGGATTCTCGGCCAGAGTCGACGCGAAGATCCGGCAGCTGAAGGGGAGACTGCACAAGAAATACTCAGTAGTGATCAGTGGCCATTCTTCTCCTGCAAGGCAACAGACttaa
- the LOC130991246 gene encoding EPIDERMAL PATTERNING FACTOR-like protein 3: MMRRARIYCFLFLFVILLNLDGATSRHLPLSNNIQGSVRNQTISSTPIEEKYKEVKKIGSKPPSCEHKCYGCMPCEAIQVPTTATHFGVLYTNYEPEGWKCKCGPTFYSP, from the exons ATGATGAGAAGGGCAAGAATctattgttttcttttcttgtttgtgATTTTGCTCAATTTGGATGGAGCAACAAGTAGGCATCTCCCACTAAGCAACAATATTCAAG GCTCTGTCCGAAACCAGACCATCTCTTCCACCCCAATTGAG GAGAAATACAAGGAAGTGAAGAAAATAGGATCAAAGCCACCAAGCTGTGAGCACAAGTGTTATGGTTGCATGCCATGTGAGGCCATCCAAGTTCCAACCACAGCCACACATTTTGGGGTTCTCTACACTAATTATGAACCAGAGGGTTGGAAATGTAAGTGTGGGCCCACCTTCTACAGCCcttaa